AAATACTCAAAATACTTTAAAACAAAAAATAGCCCCGTCTTCAGATTAAGCCTGCCCATTGCAAATCCAATCAAGGTTGATATAAGACAGACAACAATATAGAATAGAATCGGCCTGTTCAACGGGGTCTCCAGAAAAAGACCCAGCTCCTTTTTCATGGCACTTTTTGCAAACCAGCCTAAGCCTATAACCACCAGCAGGAGGTCATCAAATCGAATGGTAACGCCTCGCTCACCTGTTCCTCTGCCCAACAGATCCCCCACTATAAACTCCGGACTGAGGAGCATGGACACGATAAGAAGATACAGCGCTGCTTCCGCACTCAAGAAACCTGTAACAATAAGTACAAAAATCGCTATTATGAGCAGGGATATGTATATGGATGCTTTGGCAATAAGGAGACCGCCAAGGGCTGCTAAGATAACGAGGGCAAGTAAAAGGAATGCTGATTTTGCTTCGATTTGTCCATTTTCTGTTCTTATCATTTTGCCGGGAGACTACAAAGTGCTTGCCATGTTAATGTATGGAGGAAATAAATTAAAATCCCCCTGATCTCCCCCTTTACAATAGGGGGAGATTTACAGCGATCTCGCTTTGAGGAAGGGGGAGTTATTAATTCTAACTTTTATTTATAGCCTTTTGCCTTGTCTTTATACTTTTTGACAATATCATTAATGCTTTATTTCCTATCCTTCTGCGGCATTTCCTTTTCAACATCGTTCACCTTTTCGGCAACTATCCGATCTCCCTGCTTTTGAATCGTTCCATCCAGAAAAGACGGAACCTTGCCGGTGACAAAAGCCAGAACAAAACCCAGTATAAGACAAACAAAGGTGATTATAACCAGATATCGTAATTCATTCTTGAAAGTGTATTTTTTCTTTTTCACCTTCTTGTATTTACGTTTCTCACCCATGCTTTAAGCATCCGCTAGCTAATAAAAATCCTGCGCCCAAAATCATGGCATAGTAAAAAAGTCCCTAAATCAAAAATAATACCAAAGGCCACTTACGTAACCATAAGCAATTACTGGATTCCCGCTTCCGCGGGAATGACAAAACAATAGAAATTCAACTTTTTACGAGATCATCAAAAACGATGGACTCGTAAAAAGTCGCGAACCGGGTCATTGCGAGAAGCGTAGCGACGAAGCAATCTAATGAATACAGCCAGTTATGGTGCACAAGATTGCTTCGCTCCGCTCGCAATGACGTCTTTTTCAACTTTTTACGAGGTCATCAAAAACAATAAGCCGCCAGAATAATCTGCACATCCTATTTCTTTCTTGGGAGCCATTCGGACATGCGGCCAGGAATCGACAGTAATTTATCCCAAAATGATTCTTTCTGCCTTCCCTCGCCTTTTCCTTCACCGTAATAGTAATAATTGTAATAATCCTGACGGGTAAAATCAGGACTTACCTCCGCTTTCAGGCCGTTAAGAACAATACCAATGACCTTTGCCCTGACATTATCGAGCTGTGCTTTAGCCCTTTTCAGTACAGCCCGGCCAATTATTCCCACACGATACACGATAACCACACCATCCACCATGGAACCATAAATAGCGGCATCGGTTGCGGAAAGAAGCGGCGGGGCATCCATTAAAACGATGTCATACTCGGATTTTACCTGTTCAATCAGTTCTGTAATTCTTTTAGAACCGGCCATTTCAGCGGGATTAGGGGGCAAAGTTCCGCTCGTCACAATGTATAGGTTATCCATTCCGGGGGTTTTTATAATATCTTCCATACTTATTTTCCCCGTCATGATATCCGTAATGCCCCTTACCGTATCTTCCAGTGAATAGTTTCCGAGTATTATATCCGACAGACCAGGCACCTGATCAATGCCAAACACATTGGCAATCATAGGTTTTCTCATATCTCCGTCAATAAGAAGGGTTTTATTGCCGGCTTGAGCCATGGTAACAGCAAGATTGGCCACTATCGTAGTTTTACCTTCCCTGGGAGAAGAACTGGTAAAGACAATAGTCTTTAAATTACTCTCCAGGCCGACAAAGGTCAAATTCGTTCTGAGTGCCCTGTAACTTTCCGCCAGCGTCGATTTTGGCGCAAAATGTGATACGATCCTCGAATACCTCTCTGCAGTTTTGTCATCCATCTCATCAGGACTTTCCTTGTCCTTGAGGAGTGTTTCCTTGATTTCCTGGATACTGACATGAGGGATAATCCCCAGAACATTAACACCTGTAATCTCTTCAACCTCTTCGATGGCAGCTATAGAGGTATCAAAAGTCTCTACCACAAAGGCAAAGACCATGCCCAGGATTAATCCGATAAGGGTCCCAACAGCACCGGTTGCCATTGTTTTTGGCGGATTTATCGGTTCGGTCGGTTCTAAGGCAGGCCTTACTATCTGTACTTCTTCTATCTTTTCAGCCTCTTTTATAAGCACTTCCTGATATTTCTTTTCTAAAAAGATATAAACTTCCTTGTTGACACCCACCGTTTGTTCCAACCTTGCCAGCTGCAATCCTTTCTCCGGCAGCACCTTAATCTGCTTATCCATCTCATCAATGTTCTTTTCCAGATTCTTTATGCTCTCTCCAAGGATCTTTTTCTGGGAGGAAAGCTGGGCTTTCATATTCACCACTATTTCTTGGATCTGCTTGTTAATCTCTACAACCTCAGGATAATTCTCCGTGTATATGAGAAGCAGAGAATCCCTCTTCAACATGAGGCTGACGAGACTGTTATTGAGACTTTGGTAAAGACTCGATGCCTCACTAATATAGTAACTGGTATTTGAAGTCAGTGGCCTGTCCCCTGCCCTTTCAAGCAGTTTTTCTATATTGTTTATCTTTTTATAGTTTTCCAACGACCTTTCATAATTTGCCTGTAATGCTGTCATCTGACCCAGCATGGTGGAGGTTTGAGAACTCAATGAAATCAGTTTGTTCTCTTCCCTGAACTTCCTGACTGCTTCTTCGGCATTTCTCAATCTCTCTTTGACGGTCGTCAACTGGCTCTCGATAAACTTTTTCGCTTCAATTGTTCTCTTGTTAAGATCGAGGACATGATGTTCCTTGTAAACCTGGGCTATGGTATTGGCTGCCCGCTGGGCAAACACTGGGTCTTGCGAGGTGGCCAGTATATTTATGATATTGCTGTAACCTTCCTGTTCCGTCTCTAAATTTTTTCTCAGATCCAGTATGACACTTTGATACTTTTTATTAGCACGCACTTCTTCGGATGGAAGATCAGGGGGTATAAGGCCGAGTCTCTTTGCAGCCGTTTCCATAACATAATAGCTTTTTATTATGGCAGACTGGGTCTGCATATAATCCGTCTGAGACCAGGAAACTGTCTGGAGGTAAAGCCCCGTGACGGAACCGCTTTGCTCAACCTTTACGCTGGCAGTTGCCTGATACAAATAGACAGGCTGTGCCAGAATCGAAAGCAATAAACTGAAAACCCCCAAAGCAACCGTGGTAAAGACGATAATAAACTTTCTCTTTCTGAGAACACGCCAGTAATCTCTGAGGTTCAAATCATATTTTGCCATATTGAAAACCCTTCTAAAGTTGACAAATGATTGATGGACTCGTAAAAAGTCGAAATATGCACAATTTTGTCATTCCCGTGAAAACTGGAATCCAGTCTTTTCAAGTGTTTAGCCCTCTATGGATTCCCGCCTACGCGGGAATGACAGCCTTTTTACGAATGCATCAATGATTCGCAAGTTCAAAATCCTAATCAATCTTCTTAAAACGAAGCATGGTGTCCGGATTAAAATATGCATCTCTGTACTTGTCAGGATAGAGCAGATAATCCAGAAGCGGCGTGGTATTTAATATAAATTCATTAATGTCGCCTATAGCCGTTCTTGGAACATAAACCACATCACCATTCTGAAGGGACACA
This sequence is a window from Syntrophales bacterium. Protein-coding genes within it:
- a CDS encoding polysaccharide biosynthesis tyrosine autokinase; this translates as MAKYDLNLRDYWRVLRKRKFIIVFTTVALGVFSLLLSILAQPVYLYQATASVKVEQSGSVTGLYLQTVSWSQTDYMQTQSAIIKSYYVMETAAKRLGLIPPDLPSEEVRANKKYQSVILDLRKNLETEQEGYSNIINILATSQDPVFAQRAANTIAQVYKEHHVLDLNKRTIEAKKFIESQLTTVKERLRNAEEAVRKFREENKLISLSSQTSTMLGQMTALQANYERSLENYKKINNIEKLLERAGDRPLTSNTSYYISEASSLYQSLNNSLVSLMLKRDSLLLIYTENYPEVVEINKQIQEIVVNMKAQLSSQKKILGESIKNLEKNIDEMDKQIKVLPEKGLQLARLEQTVGVNKEVYIFLEKKYQEVLIKEAEKIEEVQIVRPALEPTEPINPPKTMATGAVGTLIGLILGMVFAFVVETFDTSIAAIEEVEEITGVNVLGIIPHVSIQEIKETLLKDKESPDEMDDKTAERYSRIVSHFAPKSTLAESYRALRTNLTFVGLESNLKTIVFTSSSPREGKTTIVANLAVTMAQAGNKTLLIDGDMRKPMIANVFGIDQVPGLSDIILGNYSLEDTVRGITDIMTGKISMEDIIKTPGMDNLYIVTSGTLPPNPAEMAGSKRITELIEQVKSEYDIVLMDAPPLLSATDAAIYGSMVDGVVIVYRVGIIGRAVLKRAKAQLDNVRAKVIGIVLNGLKAEVSPDFTRQDYYNYYYYGEGKGEGRQKESFWDKLLSIPGRMSEWLPRKK